ACAACTATAACGCCAATCTGAGTAGCGAAATTCTGGCGACCTACGCTCAAGAAAAAAGTGGCCCCGATAGTGACGTGTACAGCATTTCCATCGGCGGCATCTATCATCTGATCCCTGAAGAAAGTCTGGTGCCCTATCTGGTGGCCGGACTCGGCCTGTTGACCGTTGATGAAGATGGCGAAGACAATGACCATCATGGCCAACTCAATTATGGCGCCGGGCTGAAATACTTCCTCTCCGAAGACTTTGCCCTCAATACGGAAATCCGCCACATGCTGGCCACCAGCGGTGAGCCAAACAATCTGCTGGCCAGCGCCGGTCTGGTCTACTATTTCGGTGGTGAAAAAGCGGCTCCTGCTCCATTGGACAGCGACGGCGACGGCGTCATCGACGCTGAAGACCAATGCCCGAATACGCCGGCCGGTGTCAAAGTTAACAGCACGGGGTGTCCGCTGGATACAGACGGTGACGGCGTCTACGATTATCTCGACAAGTGCCCCGGAACCCCCAAAGGTGTGGCTGTTGACGGTAAAGGGTGTCCGTTGGATACGGATGGCGACGGCGTCTATGACTACCTCGACAAGTGTCCCGGAACCCCCAAAGGCGTTGCTGTGGATGCCGTGGGATGTCCGCTGCCGATGGACAGCGATGGTGACGGCGTTTATGATGATGTTGACCGTTGCCCGAACTCTCCGGCCGGTGCTCACGTAGATGAATACGGCTGCCAATTGGTCCTGACTCT
This region of uncultured Desulfuromonas sp. genomic DNA includes:
- a CDS encoding OmpA family protein, giving the protein MKKWHLAVLLFCLIPLNLMAAEANQASQAGRFFVNPMVGIIDMESSSYDPEVNFSLGGGYNYNANLSSEILATYAQEKSGPDSDVYSISIGGIYHLIPEESLVPYLVAGLGLLTVDEDGEDNDHHGQLNYGAGLKYFLSEDFALNTEIRHMLATSGEPNNLLASAGLVYYFGGEKAAPAPLDSDGDGVIDAEDQCPNTPAGVKVNSTGCPLDTDGDGVYDYLDKCPGTPKGVAVDGKGCPLDTDGDGVYDYLDKCPGTPKGVAVDAVGCPLPMDSDGDGVYDDVDRCPNSPAGAHVDEYGCQLVLTLLIEFDTNKADIRPQHIQDMTNAAAFINKYPGEKILVSGHTDSDGSEAYNQKLSQRRADAVKAYLIQNYAIDGSNLTAKGFGETQPIADNTTAAGKQKNRRVELSLFNN